The Couchioplanes caeruleus sequence TCCGGGGCGTCGGCGCCGGCGGTGGTCTTGACGACGAGAAGGCGGGCCATGCCGGTCAGCATAGGATGACTCCGTCATGGTTACGGAGATCGGGTACGTGAGCCTGCTGGTCGCCGGTTTGGGCGGGCTGGCCGGCGGTTTGGGCTATCTGGCGATGCGCATTGCAAGGGGACGCTGGTGAGCAGTGAGACCGAGAACCCGCTGGGCCCGCCGCCCTGGTTGAACGCCCCGCCGGTCGCGGAGTACCCCTACGAGGACACCCACGACCTGCGGCAGGGGCCGGATCTGCACCCCGCGCTGCTCGGCCTGCTGCCGTTCGTCGGGCT is a genomic window containing:
- the mtfM gene encoding small membrane protein MtfM, coding for MVTEIGYVSLLVAGLGGLAGGLGYLAMRIARGRW